A single window of Pyrus communis chromosome 10, drPyrComm1.1, whole genome shotgun sequence DNA harbors:
- the LOC137748411 gene encoding uncharacterized protein, whose translation MANQLVTSSSLPPSWKYDVFLSFRGEDTRTNFTDHLYNALVNKRIKTFIDRELRRGEEIAPALLKAIEESRISLVIFSQTYASSSWCLEELVRILQCKDSKQQIVLPVFYKVEPSHVRKQESSFGKAFTELVSKSDNNNEKVPVWKSALTEVANLSGFPVKEGDYETTIINDIVNDILVRVPDGTYVKGSHQSKKSIDRLQTTLDSYDSYKGEPFRDIQRVLQKSYDAWDDVVQQVSLDMSHKGMRQLKGFKNSTEFTSMNFKGCEFLQKIPDLSGSPNLKHLVLSDCKSLVEVDDSIGYLDKLVYLNLNGCSKLKRFVTRLGLRSLEWLYLKGCTRLESFPEIEEGKMESLTDLDIRQSGIRELPSSIAYLTGLQRLKADECENLTGTSLHHIYGLQDLIQVHFGKCPKLVTFGNHEVQFDEVSSCNSITLALPNLFDLDLGGCNLSKSDFLVPLGCWFTLASLDLSRNNFVSLPDCINKFVNLVKLRLSGCRRLRKIPQVLPPSLCDLYLDDCTSLEKIPKLPPMLERLELTNCIKLSGDEVAKLKNNWLNEESLQRTELQVILPDNEVQKWPSYTL comes from the exons ATGGCCAATCAACTGGtcacttcttcttccttgcctCCTTCATGGAAATATGatgtgtttttgagttttagagGAGAGGATACACGCACTAATTTTACAGATCATTTATACAATGCTTTGGTTAATAAGAGAATCAAGACCTTCATTGATCGTGAACTTAGAAGAGGAGAAGAAATAGCACCAGCACTCCTCAAAGCAATTGAAGAATCAAGAATTTCTCTTGTCATATTCTCTCAAACCTATGCATCTTCGTCATGGTGCTTGGAAGAGCTCGTTAGGATTCTTCAATGTAAAGATTCAAAGCAACAAATAGTTTTGCCAGTTTTTTACAAAGTGGAACCGTCCCATGTACGAAAGCAAGAGAGTAGTTTCGGTAAAGCGTTTACTGAACTTGTGAGCAAATCCGACAACAACAACGAGAAGGTGCCTGTGTGGAAGAGTGCTCTTACAGAAGTAGCAAATTTGTCAGGATTTCCTGTCAAGGAGGGAGA CTATGAAACTACAATTATCAATGACATTGTTAATGATATCTTAGTTCGAGTACCTGATGGCACATATGTGAAAGGTTCTCATCAGAGTAAGAAAAGTATAGATCGTTTGCAAACTACTTTGGATAGTTACGATTCTTATAAAGGAGAACCTTTCAGAGATATTCAAAGAGTACTTCAAAAAAGTTATGATGCCTGGGATGATGTCGTGCAACAAGTTAGTTTGGATATGTCACACAAGGGCATGAGACAATTGAAGGGGTTTAAG AATTCGACAGAGTTTACATCTATGAATTTCAAAGGCTGCGAATTCTTACAAAAAATCCCCGACTTATCTGGAAGCCCAAATCTAAAGCACTTGGTTCTAAGTGATTGTAAAAGTTTGGTTGAGGTTGATGATTCTATTGGATACCTTGATAAACTTGTTTACTTGAATCTTAATGGGTGCTCTAAGCTGAAGAGGTTTGTAACAAGACTTGGATTGAGATCCCTTGAATGGCTTTATCTAAAAGGTTGCACAAGGCTCGAGAGTTTCCCAGAAATAGAAGAGGGCAAGATGGAATCTCTAACGGATTTGGATATACGACAAAGTGGCATAAGAGAATTGCCTTCATCAATTGCATATCTTACTGGGCTTCAAAGATTGAAAGCCGATGAATGTGAGAACCTTACAGGTACATCATTACATCATATATATGGGTTGCAAGATCTGATTCAAGTTCATTTCGGTAAGTGCCCAAAACTCGTGACATTTGGGAATCATGAGGTGCAGTTTGATGAAGTTTCATCTTGCAACTCTATCACATTAGCCCTTCCCAACCTATTTGATCTTGATTTGGGAGGATGCAATTTATCAAAAAGTGATTTCCTTGTGCCTCTTGGTTGCTGGTTCACATTAGCAAGCCTTGATCTGTCGAGAAACAATTTTGTTAGTCTTCCGGATTGCATTAACAAATTTGTCAACTTAGTGAAACTTAGATTGAGTGGTTGCAGGAGGCTTCGAAAAATTCCACAAGTCCTTCCACCAAGCCTATGTGACTTATATCTGGATGATTGCACATCATTGGAGAAAATTCCAAAATTGCCCCCGATGCTTGAGCGTCTAGAGTTGACTAATTGCATTAAACTAAGTGGAGATGAAGTGGCAAAGCTGAAAAATAATTGGTTGAACGAG GAATCTCTTCAGCGCACTGAATTGCAAGTTATTCTACCAGACAACGAAGTTCAAAAGTGGCCCAGCTATACCCTTTGA